One Gordonia sp. SID5947 genomic region harbors:
- a CDS encoding VOC family protein yields the protein MAIKRLDHTSIVVDDLEAAIAFFVALGMELEGRAPIEGAWVDRVNALDTVRVDIAMLQTADRLGRLELTEFRSPAVTRAEPENALGNTLGLRSIMFTVDDVDATLSALRMHGAELIGSVEQYQDVYRLCYVRGPAGIIVALAEELT from the coding sequence ATGGCAATCAAGCGGCTCGATCACACGAGCATCGTGGTCGACGATCTCGAGGCCGCGATCGCGTTCTTCGTGGCGCTCGGCATGGAACTGGAAGGTCGCGCGCCCATCGAGGGAGCCTGGGTGGACCGCGTCAACGCGCTCGACACCGTCCGAGTCGACATCGCGATGCTGCAGACTGCGGACCGGCTCGGACGGCTCGAGCTCACCGAGTTCCGTTCCCCGGCGGTCACCCGCGCCGAACCTGAGAACGCGCTCGGCAACACCCTAGGTCTCCGAAGCATCATGTTCACCGTCGACGACGTCGACGCGACCCTTTCCGCATTGAGGATGCATGGCGCCGAACTCATCGGTTCGGTCGAGCAGTATCAGGACGTCTACCGGCTCTGCTACGTACGTGGACCGGCCGGCATCATCGTCGCCCTGGCTGAGGAACTCACCTGA
- a CDS encoding dihydrofolate reductase family protein, which yields MTATYTADIFSTVDGFGAPRPGTWGGYWGRYSTEWLEHRRAFYTGEYRMVFGANTYRLFTHFDRLRGSTPDADETGDAWLAQMRRLPTTVVSTTLHEPLEWPSATLATGDATDVVDQLKNESQIPLRSHGSVSMNRALMAAGLVDRIQLTIFPVITGQTGAHPLFHGSLDFDLELIDSRTFDGGIQELVYRPSLHA from the coding sequence ATGACCGCCACGTACACCGCCGACATCTTTTCCACCGTCGACGGCTTCGGCGCCCCGCGACCCGGCACCTGGGGTGGATACTGGGGTAGGTACAGCACCGAGTGGCTCGAACACCGGCGTGCCTTCTACACCGGCGAGTATCGGATGGTCTTCGGCGCCAACACCTACCGGCTGTTCACGCACTTCGACCGCCTCCGCGGCTCGACTCCGGACGCAGACGAGACCGGTGATGCCTGGCTCGCGCAGATGAGGCGATTGCCGACGACGGTGGTGTCGACCACGCTGCACGAGCCCCTCGAGTGGCCGTCGGCGACGCTGGCAACCGGTGACGCCACCGACGTGGTCGACCAACTCAAGAACGAGTCGCAGATCCCGTTGCGCTCGCACGGTAGCGTCTCGATGAACCGCGCGCTGATGGCCGCCGGCCTCGTCGACCGTATCCAGCTGACGATCTTCCCGGTGATCACCGGACAGACCGGCGCCCACCCGCTGTTCCACGGCTCCCTGGACTTCGATCTCGAGTTGATCGACAGCCGGACATTCGACGGCGGCATCCAAGAGCTCGTCTATCGGCCGTCGTTGCACGCCTGA
- a CDS encoding FAD-dependent monooxygenase, whose amino-acid sequence MSKRIAVVGAGIGGLTLAIDLQRKGMDVQIYEQTSVLREVGAAVALSANATRFYEGRFGMAEQLGEKWAEVDGLIFRDGLTGEQIARLSSRDEYRRRYGAPYAGIHRADLQAVLFGALDTTSLHLSKRLTGIDDTGTAARLTFEDGDDAEADLVIGADGAKSLTRRLLLGYDDARYSGCTAARGIVAPELMPSLPDPGAIQFWMGPGGHLLHYPIGNGDQNFFLVKRESMPWAEKEWVVPAQDGRHIEPFAHWAPAVVEMISAVPVREQWALVYRPPLTHWSDGRVTLLGDAAHATVPHHGQGANQSIEDAIVLSDLLSETTDWDRARTEYEQRRRYRTRKVTDAAVTTGEVLHLPDGKRAQERNARLADADAFDRHLDWIHSFRADEEVPETRVIGS is encoded by the coding sequence ATGTCCAAGCGCATCGCCGTCGTCGGCGCGGGTATCGGCGGCCTGACCCTTGCGATAGACCTGCAGCGCAAGGGCATGGACGTCCAGATCTACGAACAGACCTCGGTACTGCGAGAGGTCGGGGCGGCCGTCGCCCTGTCGGCCAATGCCACCCGGTTCTACGAGGGCCGCTTCGGAATGGCCGAACAACTGGGGGAGAAGTGGGCAGAGGTCGACGGACTGATCTTCCGTGACGGGCTCACCGGCGAGCAGATCGCCCGGCTGTCGTCGCGGGACGAGTACCGACGCCGCTACGGGGCGCCGTACGCCGGCATCCATCGCGCCGATCTGCAGGCCGTTCTCTTCGGAGCCCTCGACACCACAAGTCTCCACCTGAGCAAACGGTTGACCGGTATCGATGACACGGGCACTGCGGCGCGCCTCACCTTCGAGGACGGCGACGACGCCGAAGCCGACCTTGTCATCGGCGCGGACGGCGCCAAGTCGCTCACACGTCGCCTCCTGCTCGGGTACGACGATGCGCGCTACTCCGGGTGCACCGCCGCGCGCGGCATCGTCGCCCCCGAACTCATGCCGAGCCTGCCCGATCCGGGAGCCATCCAGTTCTGGATGGGTCCGGGAGGACACCTATTGCACTATCCGATCGGGAACGGCGACCAGAACTTCTTCCTCGTCAAACGCGAGTCCATGCCGTGGGCGGAGAAGGAATGGGTGGTCCCCGCGCAAGACGGCAGACACATCGAGCCATTCGCCCACTGGGCACCCGCCGTGGTCGAGATGATCTCGGCGGTGCCGGTCCGCGAGCAGTGGGCTCTGGTCTATCGTCCACCACTCACACATTGGTCGGACGGGAGGGTGACGCTGCTCGGCGACGCCGCGCATGCCACCGTTCCGCATCACGGTCAAGGTGCGAATCAATCGATCGAGGATGCGATCGTCCTCTCTGACCTGCTCTCCGAAACCACGGATTGGGATCGCGCCCGTACCGAATACGAGCAACGGCGCCGTTACCGCACGCGCAAGGTCACCGACGCGGCTGTCACCACCGGCGAGGTGCTCCACCTGCCCGACGGAAAGCGAGCACAGGAACGGAATGCGCGGCTGGCCGATGCCGACGCCTTCGACCGGCATCTGGACTGGATCCACTCGTTCCGCGCCGACGAAGAGGTGCCGGAAACACGGGTCATCGGATCGTGA
- a CDS encoding helix-turn-helix domain-containing protein yields the protein MAVDDLPRSVRRLLAAGLSQEIVTTLQAYLDCGGDAQRTARTLNIHRSTLYYRLGRIRSALDADLGDGRLRTELHVGLRLHDMRKAGSASTIGPVSIPLDPADPFGSGVGAQASPGAREERDRTIG from the coding sequence ATGGCCGTCGACGATCTTCCGCGATCAGTGAGAAGGCTTCTGGCAGCTGGACTTTCGCAGGAGATCGTCACGACGTTGCAGGCCTACCTGGACTGTGGTGGCGATGCTCAGCGCACGGCCCGCACGCTCAACATTCACCGGTCGACGCTGTACTACAGATTGGGGAGGATTCGTTCCGCGCTGGATGCCGATCTGGGCGACGGCCGGCTTCGGACCGAGCTGCACGTGGGGTTGCGGCTGCATGACATGCGAAAGGCCGGCTCCGCATCAACCATTGGCCCGGTGTCGATTCCACTCGATCCAGCCGACCCCTTCGGTTCCGGAGTCGGTGCGCAGGCGTCCCCAGGCGCGCGGGAAGAGCGAGACCGCACCATCGGGTGA
- a CDS encoding phosphotransferase: MSQTDHQVCATDDVTAEWLSAKLGAGPITHFSIDRIGTGQMSDSHRVTLTYGSGDGPRSVILKVASSDEGSRSTGASLGLYEREVRFYQDVAPLVDDPSIAHCYHASIEPDGRFCLLLADAGNSSGADDIAGATLSDAINAVTALARIHRPCLGHSAVESADWLQRDSPIDQGLFEGLYNAFVQRYGEQLDPAHRDLADRFVAGFDGYVAHQAGLDVQGLVHGDFRLDNMLFDERSGSVTVVDWQTVTWGPAAMDLAYFLGLSVPTDVRRAEGEQLVRAYHDALEGAWPGDIASLWEAVRSQSFFGVLMSIVSSMLVQQTERGDTMFMTMFARACTLALDLDAVAVLPEPVEAEPLQPRADDEDRHEPGPEDLWNESWYFDFADVEQGIGGYIRLGLTPNAGTAWYTAMICGPSIPTIAVVDYELPVPPGSRIESRRFVADQEIVNPLHEARIRLDGTGIAVEDPADLLSGSPSGADVAVSMNLTWTTDGTGYQYRVTPRYEIPCRVVGTVRVEGVGAEPIELSIDTAGQRDHSWGVRDWWSMDWVWTTGHFSDGSHLHGLDLRIPDMPAMSIGYIQSPDMPITELQVHRSDESFADNGLPEHTSLHIDPPDRRIEFEPLGHGPLRLTSPDGAVSLFPRAWGRLRTDSGTEGVGWIEWNRHRANG, encoded by the coding sequence ATGAGTCAGACAGACCACCAAGTGTGCGCCACCGACGATGTGACAGCCGAATGGCTGAGCGCAAAGCTCGGCGCCGGCCCCATCACCCACTTCTCGATCGATCGCATCGGTACCGGGCAGATGAGTGACAGCCATCGCGTCACCCTCACGTACGGCTCCGGCGACGGACCGCGATCGGTCATCCTCAAAGTCGCGTCGTCCGACGAGGGCAGCCGCTCGACCGGTGCGTCACTCGGCCTCTACGAGCGCGAGGTCCGGTTCTACCAGGATGTCGCACCGCTCGTCGACGACCCGTCGATCGCCCACTGCTACCACGCGAGTATCGAACCCGACGGCCGGTTCTGCCTTCTCCTCGCCGATGCCGGGAACTCGTCGGGCGCAGATGACATCGCGGGTGCGACACTGTCCGACGCGATCAACGCGGTCACCGCGCTCGCGCGGATCCATCGTCCGTGTCTCGGGCATTCCGCCGTCGAGTCCGCGGACTGGCTACAGCGGGACTCGCCGATAGACCAAGGACTGTTCGAGGGCCTCTACAACGCGTTCGTGCAGCGATACGGCGAGCAACTCGACCCGGCACATCGTGACCTGGCCGACAGATTCGTCGCCGGTTTCGACGGGTATGTCGCCCACCAGGCCGGCTTGGACGTCCAGGGATTGGTCCACGGCGATTTCCGGTTGGACAACATGCTCTTCGATGAGCGGTCCGGGTCGGTCACGGTGGTCGACTGGCAGACCGTCACCTGGGGTCCGGCGGCCATGGATCTCGCGTACTTCCTCGGGCTCTCCGTGCCCACCGACGTGCGCCGCGCGGAGGGGGAACAGCTGGTTCGTGCCTACCACGACGCGTTGGAGGGGGCGTGGCCCGGTGACATCGCGTCACTGTGGGAGGCGGTCCGGTCACAGAGCTTCTTCGGTGTCCTCATGAGCATCGTGTCGTCGATGCTCGTACAGCAGACCGAGCGCGGCGACACCATGTTCATGACGATGTTCGCTCGCGCGTGCACACTCGCTCTCGATCTGGACGCCGTCGCTGTACTCCCTGAGCCCGTCGAGGCCGAGCCGCTGCAACCCCGGGCCGACGACGAGGATCGTCACGAGCCGGGGCCGGAGGATCTGTGGAACGAGAGCTGGTACTTCGATTTCGCCGACGTCGAGCAGGGGATAGGCGGGTACATCCGGCTGGGCCTGACTCCCAACGCGGGAACGGCCTGGTACACCGCGATGATCTGCGGACCGAGCATTCCCACGATCGCAGTCGTCGACTACGAGTTGCCGGTGCCGCCCGGGTCCCGCATCGAGAGTAGGCGCTTCGTCGCCGACCAGGAGATCGTCAATCCCCTGCACGAGGCCAGGATTCGTCTCGACGGCACAGGGATCGCTGTCGAGGATCCAGCCGATCTGTTGTCGGGCAGTCCTTCTGGCGCCGACGTGGCGGTCTCCATGAATTTGACCTGGACCACGGACGGGACGGGGTACCAGTACCGCGTCACCCCGCGGTACGAGATTCCCTGCCGCGTGGTCGGCACAGTGCGTGTCGAGGGCGTGGGAGCCGAACCGATCGAGCTCTCCATCGACACCGCCGGACAGCGCGACCATTCGTGGGGTGTCCGTGACTGGTGGTCGATGGACTGGGTATGGACCACCGGTCATTTCAGCGATGGTTCGCACCTGCACGGGCTCGACCTGCGGATTCCCGATATGCCCGCGATGAGCATCGGGTACATCCAATCGCCCGACATGCCGATCACCGAGCTACAGGTCCACCGATCCGACGAGTCCTTCGCCGACAACGGTCTCCCGGAACACACATCCCTGCACATCGATCCGCCGGACAGGCGCATCGAGTTCGAGCCATTGGGGCACGGGCCGTTGCGCCTGACGTCACCCGATGGTGCGGTCTCGCTCTTCCCGCGCGCCTGGGGACGCCTGCGCACCGACTCCGGAACCGAAGGGGTCGGCTGGATCGAGTGGAATCGACACCGGGCCAATGGTTGA
- a CDS encoding NADP-dependent oxidoreductase, translating into MRAITYSRFGGPDVLALTDLPTPKVGPDSVLVRVRASSVNPVDWKVREGYLDAIMDTLFPVIPGWDVAGVVEQVGLDTPEFEVGDEVFGYVRKDAVGGEVAGGTFAEFVAAPVRTLARKPAAWSFEEAAAVPLAGLTGYQTNHRAGVQSGHTVLVQAAAGGVGSFAVQIARSIGARVIGTASEGNHDYLRSLGAEPVTYGEGLADRVRDLAPEGVDVVLDYVGGEALDSVPQVLRTGGTVASITDARARDEFGGHYVWVRPDVADLTELARLGDAGKLKPEIAEVFELTDAAAAHERSASGHVRGKIVVRV; encoded by the coding sequence ATGCGAGCAATCACCTATTCCCGCTTCGGCGGTCCCGACGTCTTGGCGCTCACCGATTTGCCCACACCCAAGGTGGGGCCGGACTCAGTCCTGGTGCGTGTCCGTGCATCGAGCGTCAACCCCGTCGACTGGAAAGTCCGCGAGGGTTATCTCGACGCGATCATGGACACGCTGTTTCCGGTGATCCCTGGCTGGGACGTCGCAGGTGTTGTCGAGCAGGTGGGCCTGGATACTCCCGAGTTCGAGGTCGGAGACGAGGTCTTCGGTTATGTACGCAAGGACGCCGTCGGCGGTGAGGTCGCGGGCGGCACATTCGCCGAGTTCGTGGCCGCGCCGGTCCGCACCCTCGCGCGCAAACCGGCGGCCTGGTCGTTCGAGGAGGCAGCGGCGGTGCCACTCGCCGGACTCACCGGCTACCAGACGAACCACCGCGCGGGCGTTCAGTCGGGACACACGGTCCTGGTACAGGCCGCCGCGGGCGGTGTCGGATCGTTCGCGGTCCAGATCGCACGGTCCATCGGCGCACGCGTGATCGGCACGGCTTCGGAAGGGAATCACGACTACCTGCGCAGCCTTGGCGCCGAGCCGGTGACCTACGGCGAAGGACTCGCCGACCGCGTTCGCGACCTTGCACCTGAAGGCGTCGATGTGGTCCTCGACTATGTGGGTGGTGAGGCTCTCGACTCGGTTCCGCAGGTATTGCGCACGGGCGGGACCGTCGCATCGATCACCGATGCACGAGCGCGTGACGAGTTCGGCGGACACTACGTGTGGGTGCGTCCGGACGTCGCGGATCTCACCGAGCTGGCCCGACTCGGTGACGCGGGAAAGCTGAAACCTGAGATCGCCGAGGTGTTCGAACTCACCGATGCCGCCGCCGCACATGAACGCAGTGCGTCAGGCCATGTGCGGGGCAAGATCGTCGTACGGGTCTGA
- a CDS encoding crotonase/enoyl-CoA hydratase family protein: MGEQRILVDVDDAGVATVTLNRGEKHNALDRAMFDAILDVTRTLADDRRVRAVVVHGAGKSFCSGLDISSLGQGGGAASLVTRRDDNPANDAQRVSTDWARVPAPVIAAITGNCFGGGLQIALGADIRYVTPDARVSIMEVKWGLVPDMGITQTLPRLVAADVAKELTFTGRIVSGTEAHALGLMTRVFDDPLAAALDLAHEIAGKSPHAVRAAKRLYEETWTGVEAEAALMLESELQVGLMGSPNQLEAVSAGMERREPDFSDPS, encoded by the coding sequence ATGGGTGAGCAGAGAATTCTGGTCGATGTCGACGACGCGGGTGTCGCGACGGTGACGTTGAACCGCGGCGAGAAGCACAACGCCCTGGATCGCGCGATGTTCGACGCGATCCTGGACGTGACACGCACGCTCGCGGACGACCGGCGGGTCCGGGCGGTCGTCGTCCACGGCGCCGGCAAGAGTTTCTGCTCAGGACTGGACATCTCGTCCCTGGGACAAGGCGGCGGGGCCGCTTCCCTGGTGACCCGGAGGGATGACAACCCGGCCAATGATGCTCAGCGCGTATCGACGGACTGGGCCCGGGTGCCCGCACCGGTGATCGCGGCGATCACCGGGAACTGCTTCGGTGGCGGACTGCAGATCGCACTCGGCGCCGACATTCGTTACGTGACGCCGGATGCTCGTGTGTCGATCATGGAGGTCAAATGGGGGTTGGTGCCGGACATGGGGATCACCCAGACACTCCCCCGCCTCGTAGCTGCCGATGTCGCAAAGGAACTCACCTTCACCGGCCGGATCGTCTCCGGTACGGAGGCCCATGCGCTCGGGCTCATGACCCGGGTGTTCGACGACCCTCTGGCGGCGGCTCTTGACCTCGCGCACGAGATAGCCGGCAAGTCGCCGCATGCTGTGCGTGCGGCCAAGCGCCTGTACGAGGAGACGTGGACGGGCGTCGAGGCCGAAGCGGCGTTGATGCTCGAGAGTGAGCTGCAGGTCGGTCTGATGGGTTCGCCCAACCAGCTCGAAGCCGTATCCGCCGGAATGGAGCGGCGCGAGCCCGACTTCAGCGATCCGTCCTGA
- a CDS encoding SDR family oxidoreductase: MAGSSLHGRLRDCVAVVAGATRGAGRGIAAGLAEHGATVVCTGRSSRDGDPAIRSDYHRPECIEDTAELVTDLGGRGIAHQVDHCDPDRVQELAEQIRGDHGHIDVLVNDIWGAEELKGPPSTWNTPIWEHDLDSGLRILRLAIDTHLITSHHLLPLLVDRPGGLVVEVTDGTTEFNADHYRISVFYDLAKVAVNRLAFSQGHELAPFGATAVAVTPGWLRSEMMLENFGVEESNWRAALDGSVDGFPSAPAGFGLSESPRFVGRGVAAIAADPARHRWNQQSVTSADLARHYALTDLDGTRPDSWNGERAETC; encoded by the coding sequence ATGGCCGGGTCGTCCCTACATGGCCGACTGCGAGACTGTGTCGCAGTCGTGGCGGGCGCTACCCGCGGTGCCGGGCGTGGGATCGCAGCGGGGCTGGCCGAGCACGGTGCCACCGTCGTCTGCACCGGTCGCAGCAGTCGCGACGGCGACCCCGCGATCCGGTCGGACTACCACCGGCCCGAATGTATCGAGGACACCGCCGAATTGGTGACAGATCTCGGCGGGAGGGGTATCGCTCATCAGGTCGATCACTGTGACCCCGACCGTGTTCAGGAGTTGGCGGAACAAATCCGCGGCGACCACGGGCACATCGACGTCCTGGTCAACGACATCTGGGGCGCAGAGGAGCTGAAAGGCCCACCCTCCACGTGGAACACACCCATCTGGGAACACGACCTGGACTCCGGGCTGCGCATCCTTCGGTTGGCCATCGACACCCACCTCATCACTTCGCACCACCTGCTGCCACTTCTCGTCGATCGCCCGGGTGGTCTGGTAGTCGAAGTCACCGATGGGACCACGGAATTCAACGCGGATCACTACCGCATCTCGGTCTTCTACGACCTTGCGAAAGTCGCAGTCAACCGCCTGGCGTTCTCACAGGGACACGAGCTCGCGCCCTTCGGCGCGACCGCGGTCGCGGTGACACCGGGATGGCTTCGATCGGAGATGATGCTGGAGAATTTCGGTGTCGAGGAAAGCAACTGGCGTGCGGCCCTCGACGGCTCAGTCGATGGATTTCCCTCCGCACCAGCCGGTTTCGGTCTCTCTGAATCTCCGAGATTCGTGGGTCGAGGTGTGGCGGCGATCGCGGCGGATCCGGCACGACATCGATGGAATCAACAATCGGTGACATCCGCCGATCTGGCCCGCCACTACGCACTCACCGATCTCGATGGCACCCGCCCCGACAGCTGGAACGGCGAACGTGCCGAGACGTGTTGA